A region of the Gopherus flavomarginatus isolate rGopFla2 chromosome 3, rGopFla2.mat.asm, whole genome shotgun sequence genome:
ACGCAGTGACCAGCATGGTGGGTGTGGCCAAAGGGGCTGTCCAGGAGAGCATGGAGATGACCAAATCTGCAGTGACCAGCAGCATGAGCACAGTGCTAGGGAAATCTGAGCAACTGATTGACCACTACCTCCCCATGACAGCGGAGGAGCTTGGTAAGAATACTGGTGCTGGATCTCTAGGGCCCAATAGCAGAATGGGGCTTTGTTAACCTCTGTATCCTACTCCTCTGCTCCCTCATGCTCTGTGGGGTAACAAGGGCCATGCAACCCACCCTGATCACATGGGCCTGCTGTCTCTTGCAACTTGAGACTCTGACTTATTTTCTGCCCATTAAGTGGCAGCTGGTGGACATCCTGCAGCAAATATTGGCAGCTGGAAACAATTGACTAGAGATCCTTTCTTTACAGAAAATATGGTATTGGTGGGTGGAAGCAAATCCCCAGTCTCATCCAGGAGGCAGGGCTTGGAATGAATCCTGGTGTCCCTGTCTCTACCTGCTCCCTCATTGTTGTGATCCTCACCTTGTGTGTTTGATATATCTGTGCCTGTAGCTAGGCTTCCATAGCCTGGAAGAAGATACCACATGCTGGGGTCTGACTCTGCAGTTCATCTCATCACAACTGACCATTTCTCCCTTGCTGTATTCCAGCTGAGCTGGCAACCCCTATGGAGGGGTCTGGAAAGCAGAAGAGTTACTTTGTGCGTCTGGGTTCCCTTTCTACCAAACTCCGCCAGCGAGCCTACCAGCACGCCCTGGGCAAGATGAGACAAGCCAGGCAGCATGCCCTGCAAGCCCTCTCCCAGCTCCAGCAAACCATCGACCTGGTAGGGCCTTTATTCTTATTGTGCTTTCCCCTGTAGCTGCTCTAATCACTGAAGCTCAGACTGGTGCTTGCCAAGCTCTGCATGTCCCTGAATGATCATATGAGCAGGTGTGTGTGGGTCGTGTAGTGTCCGCACACAACTACAGTCCAAAGCCCAGCTGGGTGCCATGTAGTGCTGGGTGCATGATACAGGACACCCACTCCCATGGATGCAGGTGACACTGGTCTTTGGTGGCTGCAGAAGTCAACAGCTCCCTTCCAGGTGGAGGGTCTCTAGCCTAGTGGTATCACAGGTGTGGCACTGTCTGCTTCACTCAgcctctgctgctcccctgtACACAAGACACTGGGAACAATACTGGGAGTCACTCTTGTTCTCTGCTGTCCTGCATAGTGACTGAACCATGTGTCCTCCTAGATGGAACATGCCAAGCAGGCCGTGAGTCAGAAGGTTCATGATGGGCAGGAGAAGCTGCAGCAGATGTGGCTGGAGTGGCACAAGGGCCAGCTGGGTGACAGTGAGGATGACAGCTCACCACAGCCAGAGGTATCTGATGGGttgtacccctggggttcaatctAGGAGCTGTTGGAACCACCGAGCCCCCTAAATACTCATCTGGGTTGGCCTTTCTCATGTTGCTCTGCTGATAACAATCCTTGGAGAGGCTGGCTGTGAATCACCCACCACAACAGCAGGTGGCTTcacacacccaactgagttatCTGAGAGCTTTACCAAAGCCATTCATgcaatttcccagctcccctgccatgCACCACTACCAGAGCAAAAACCTAGAATTATACTACCTTGTGCTGCACAGGGATTGTACAAATATTCTCATTAATATAGTTTGCTTCCCCCCTTGATGTGGGGAAGATATGCAACAGCCTCTGAGCAGAGGCAGGATTCCCAAACACTTCACTTTAAGACAAACTTGTTTTATCTTAACAGtgtaactacagaaagatagacttTAAGCAATTAAGTGATAACTAAGCCTAAGTAATGTGCTTGCTAGCATTTATATGCTAATATACTTGATATGGTTTGAATTCGCAGTTTCTCACCCTGGTTGACATgagcagtccaccaagtttctatacctaggctagaaatccctttagcctgggaccagcacttcgCCTACCCTGCCTCTCAGGGATTTCCAAAAGCCCTCTTGTGTGGGGAGCAAGGCCAAGAGACATCTCTCCAcatggcgggaaccctttgttcccaGCGCAGTttgaggagggggggggggaatagataccaaaatggagttcagtgtcatgtggtctaGTCACGTGCCCTTGCATGCCTTgctaagtaatggctgctattaCTCAGCAGGCTGGCTGAAAccttcacaggaaggctaagctcttccatagGCCACTGTCTTGGTGGATGGGCCATCAGCACTGTATAGCTGCTTCATTATTGTGCCtcaaaggctgcttgtgggtgtctTCAATTACATAGCAAAACTTTGTAACTTCACATACACTGATAGCATATACAATCTGAGATATTAATGTTTAACAGATGAAGACTTTcagaatgataccttacaaggcatactctGTACAAAATGCCACAATCATATTACTATGGTGAATGTGGGGTGCAGAGTGTCAGTGTCACTGTCCTCTTGTTAAAATGCAGTGTGAGGAGTGAGCGTCACACACACCTGGTCACACTCCCTCCTATCTCTCCACAGGAGATGGGGTCCCAGGCTCTAGCCACTTCCCATAACCTCATCCTGCAGGTGCAGACTGCCTGCCATAGCCTCCTGCCCAACATCCAGGGTCTCCCTGCCTCTCTCCAGGAGAAGGTTCAGCAAGCCTATGAGAACATGGGAGAGCTCCAGATTTCCTTCTCCAATGTCCAGTCCTTCCAGGAGCTCTCTGAGGGTATCCTGACCCAGACCCGGGAGAAGGTGATCAAAGCCCAGGAATCCCTGGATGAGCTGCTGGAATATGTGGTGCAGAACGCTCCCCTCACATGGATCGTGGGACCCTTTGTTCCTGCTGGAGACTCTGCAGAGCCGGTGGGGGAACCAGCAGAGGAGAAGGTCACAGCCTGAAGGTTTCGTATCCATGTGTCTTCTGCCACCATGCTGCAGATGTTTGTAGTGAAGAGCATATTGCACTCTTCAGTTATTGCAGCAACTCTCTCACAGAATGCAGGCAAATCTCATCACCTTGAGCCTAGTTGCACTGGGTCTGTTATTCTAATCCTTGGTTTCCTCACCTCCCCACTAGTTAGTGACTGACAGGATACCTTCTCATGAGTACCCAACTGTCTAGAACATCCACCTATTAAATGGGCCTTAGCTGGAAGCCCTGAAAGGCATGTGTGTCATGGTGACTTGGTTTCTGACAGCTGTTGATGGGTTTGCAGGAAGGGAGAACCAGCTCAGTAGGGCCTaacttccaggctggagaaggGTGGGTCAGAGATGAGAACCCCACTACCATGGGAATCCTGGGGTATTGAGCACATGCTGGTACAGGGGGCTGACTCAGTCCACCTAGAGGTTCTAAGGTATCATTTGTTCAGCATGAGGGCTCCACCTTGCCTTCCTCCAAACAGCATTTAACCAATGCTGCTAGTTCAGTTATGGGTGTTCCTCCCACCTCTCATTCCTGTGCTGGGTTTCTCTAAGGTAACTGTAACAAGCCTTCTTAATGGAACTGCATATGGGCCAGTGGATAAAGGTCTCTCTGTTTGTGACCAAACATTTCTGTAAGTTTACACAACTAGCCTCTTCCACAATAAACACAAGCTGCTTTCAACAAAAGTCTCTTGTCCTTTTGTTCATCTGAACCATCTGCAGATTTCTCCACATGGCTCCCTGTCTTGCTATCCCATCTCGAATGGACCCTCTGACTGAGCCAGGTCCTGGAGATCAGCTCTCTGAGTAGGGCAGCCTGACTTTTTGGTTCCTTTGCTGGCCTGGGCCTTCCCAACTCCCTGGAACAGGCTTTGAGTGCTAACAATGCCAGGAAAAGATCTCTCATAGGTGCTGTTCCACCACTCTGTAGACAATGCAGGTCCAGAATattgctcagaccctggccatgGGGATGATGCTCGGCCTTGGATCGCTCAGATTCCTGAGGCTTGCCACtctgccttcccttcccttccccatttcTTAGCCTGACAGCATGTGTTGCCTTCCGAGTCCTGCCACTCAAACTCTCTGTGGCTTTATGCTCTAACAAAGATGCTTAAAGCCTTCATCAGAGAAGCTAGTTTAGCGCTAACTATTTCTAGTCAGGCACAGTTGGGGGAAATTGGTCTCAGGCAGGATGATGCTAAAGCATCCTCACTGCTACAAGTACTGGTGTAAAATGCTCCCCTGAAAGGTGACTGTAGTCTCACCCTTAATAGTCCCCACCTACCTGGGAACCAAGCCAGCTTGAAGACAAGGCTCAGATAACTTGCTCCTCCCTTTGGTTTCTACTGCCCTCAACATGCTTGCATGGATTTCAAAGAAGCAGAACTTAGCCCAGTATTCTAACACAGGTAGAAAACACTTGAGAAATTACCCAAAAGAATTTGAGGGAATgcttcttccctctctcttctcccccacctccaatTGTCACTCTGATCAAAGCTACTTACAGCATTTCCCTAGCTCAAGTATTAAGTGTCTCTGCTGTGGACAGTGTGGTTCCACATGAATGGTTCTTTTTCAGATTACTAGAATGCTAGTAAAGCTGCAGTGTTTATAGAACTTCCTGGGCTTCAAAAAACCAAATCAGTCTGGCCTCAGTTAGTATAAACCATTTGTGAATATTTGCTATGGCCTCCTTTAGCTCAAGATGTAGCAGCTTGTACTTGAGTGGCCCTGGTTCAGGTGCCAGGGTTTCACTGAAATTCAATTAGCCCCAAGTTGGTTGCTTGCAAAATCCCATGCAATTAACTAGTGAAACACTTCCAGTAAGTTTTGTGACAATGTCTCTCCTGCTCCCACCACTCATCTGTGTGAGAATGGAAAAGACACCACATGCATAAGCAAATGAGACCTTTTATGTCCTATGCAGCTGTTTCTCCTCAGAAAAGGTGCATGTGTGCTTCCTGGCCCATGTGACACAAGGCACTTGTGTAGCTCTCAATTTTAATCAAAGGGAAAATTGTCACTGCAGTACTAGAAGGTAGCTAACCTGCCAAGGAGCAGCAGAGAGACCTGTAGAACACATTTAAGAGTATTCCTAGACAAGCTGGGGCTAGTGAAAATTACGCTAAAATCATAAATGGAATCCATAAGGATAGCCAGAAATTAACTAAGGAGGCAACTTGGTGGTCCTGGACCAAAGAAAACATCTCAGCCTTTCCCAAAATAGACAGACAGGCAAAGAACCACAGAAAATGCTCAATTGCACGGAACAACAGGGTCAGCACCCTAGTGTGGAATGGGGCTACAGACTCCAGGAAGCATATTCTGGGAGCTTGGGAGACCTGAAATGGGCTGATTACCTTGTCCAAGTGCTATCTTTTAGCTACGCTGCCCTCTAGGAGCCAAGTCCTGCTGTCCTGAAGTGGTCAGCTCTTCTGGGCAGGAATCATGAGCCCTAAGCATTCCCTGAGAGGCATTGTCTCACTCAGTAGTTGTACTTCTCAGCCAATCATGCTGATAAAACATCTAAAAGTATGGCTCTCACTATTCCCCTGCGAGCCCTGCTGCCTGCACTCCAGAGaaatctgatttattttaatATCCCTGTTAAAATGAGCTAGCTGATGGCAtatgattaaaaactggctaactgataggtctcaaaatgtaaccgTAAATAGGGAATCACCATGGAGTTGAtgtatttctagtggggtcccatggggatcagttcttggcccaatattattttaacatttttatcaatgacctggaagaaaaaaaataaaatcatcactgataaaatttgcacaTGGCAAAAAAAATCGGGGAAGTGGTAActtataaagaggacaggtcacttggtacaagcaaacaatgtgcattttaacATGGCTAAATGTATATGCCTAGGAAGAAAGAATGTAGGTCATGCTTACAGGATTGGAGTGGGAGCAGAatctaccctgggaagcagtgactctgaaaaagatttgggggataagcagctgaacatgagctcccagcatGATGTTATGGCAAAaatagctaatgtgatcctgggatgcataaacaggggaatctcgactaggagtagagaggttattttttctctatttggcactgatgcaaccactgctggaacgctgtgtccagttctggtgtccacaattcaagaaggatgttgatcaatTGAGAAGGGTTCTGAGAAGAGCCAGAGaatgattagaaaacctgccttatagtgatatacTCAAAGAGGTCAATTTATTTATCTCAACAAAGAGAAGGCCAAGGGATGATTTGATCCAGTTTGgaagtacctacatagggaacaaatatttgagaaTAGGCTCTTCAATATAGTAGTCAAGGTGTAACAccatccaatggttggaagttgaagctagatgaattcagattggaaataaggcatacatttttaatagtgatggtaattaagcattggaacactTAAccaaagggtcatggtggattctccatcacagaccatttttaaatcaagatgggatgtgtttctaaaagctctgcacTGGGAATtactgtggggcaggtctctggcctgtgctacacaggagatcagactagatgatcacaacggtcccttctgccttggaacctatgaatctataaaatcaGGGCTCCACTAATGCCTGTTGTTTCTGTTAAGATGACTGAAGGGGAAAAGGCATTTCCTACAAGGTAACTCATTGGTCAGGGTGGAGAGTTCTGATTTCTTTCTGGTGCTGTCTGTCTAGGCCTGCCCTCTGATGACATCAGCACAGGTATATAAAAGCTGAGCAGGACTTGTGTTCTGTACCATTGCAGGCTCTGAGAACTGACTGGAGAACCTTTCTGAGGTAGGCTGTGGTTTTTATTGAAATAGCTTTGTTTACCTCTCTGTTGGGCAGAGGGGTCATTTGGCTTGTTCTGAAGTGTttggtgatttatttatttattttgagctATGAAATATGTGGTTTTGATTTAACCTATTACAGTGTATGGCATCTGCACTACTAAGAAACCAACTTTAGTCTTTTTAGTACAGGCCTTAGAGAAGAAGGCTCTTGAGTTTGTTTTATGATCTGTGAAACTTGGATTAGTGAAGAGGAAGGAAGTGGGAGTCATGAGACTTTTCAATCCAGAGTGTCAGGCTAGTCCTAATACTGCCTAGTCACCCTTCCTGGGTGAAActcaagagtgtgtgtgtgtggagtgggggttgattttgtttttgtgtatTCAAGGTTTATGGCTTTGTGAGATTTTGATTGATCACCTGCAGATAAGAACTACCTGCCTTGAGACACTGAGTCATTAACCAGTGTTAATCAATGAGCTTAGTAAGGCAGGGCTAATGAGAAACAGGTGGAATATGATCATAGAAAAAACAAATTTGCTGCTTCAGGTGAAATTTTGATGGGGCTTTAAATCTTTACCTCAAGTGGTCATACTCTCTAATTTCTGGTCACTAACTCTGGTGCCTCTAGCTAGGAGAGTTCTCACACTGAGGATGGGAGTCCTTAACCTCTTAGAAATGGTCCTGTGGTGATGGTCACAGTGTTGCTGTCTACAGGTGGATGTTTACCTTCCATTAGGCTTGTTTTCAAGCTTAGTAGCTGGTATCTCAATGTACTTGGGATAACTCCTCCCTTCAGGCTTGTCTTCCAACTCCAAACCTGTCTTTCCTTGTGAACCCCACATGAGGTGAAATGCTATAAACAAGGCAAACTGCTTTTGGTCCCCATTTTGACCATATTTCTGTATGCAGTGTAAGAATGAAATCCTATCTCTTGCTCTCCTAGCTGCCTGATGGCTGGTAGGTGAGCTTGGTTGGCTGTATAATCTTGTTTCAACCTTTTTAATGATGCTGGAGTTTATTAGCACCTGCTGGGAGAACCAGGGGAAGGAACTGTGGGCTTCTTGCTGGTTGTGTGCTGCAGAAATTCAATCCAGCAACTGCTAGTGAGTGACAGTGCTGTTGTCACTATAACCTACACAGCCTTCATAGACTTGCCTGTGCCACCAACCCGCTATAGCAGGAGAGTGGCATGACTGAGCTGCTGCATTGGTTGACTGGCTTTAGTCTTTTGGTGTAAACTAGAGTGTCTGAAAAGATAACTGGTAAGATCTCTTCAATAGCTCTTCCAGGATGACTGTCTCCTAGAGTGCCCAAGGCACTTCTAAGTGATGATCAGAAGCACTGTCTGCATTTAAGCTGTTAATTTGGGCACTACTTGCCTCTCTTATCGGTAGGCTAACCTCTGACATTCTCTCCCCTGCAGCATTCGGCTTCACCATGTCTTCTAATGAGAATGATGTTAAGGATGCTCCCTCAAAGAGTGGAGAGCAGGAGCAACAGGTGAGTGTGTGCTGGAAATCTGGCCAGGGAGAGCATGGTTCTAGCTGCTCTGACTTCTAGCCAGTTGTAATCCTATAGTGACTGCTGTAGTGGTTCTAGCACCAGCATATGACTGGTTCGCCACCACTTATGTAGCAAACAAGAAGCATTATCAGCCCTCCTGAGAAGTCCAGGTTCCAACTTGGCTGGTAAATCCAGATAGCGGATGTGACCCACAGTAGTGGCTAACCATCGGTGTGTCTGGGATGGGAACACAGTGCTGCCCTTCAACATGACTGAGCCCGGTTGCACTGAGGCCTGCCCCATCCTAGGAAGTCGCTACACCATTAAAGGGCTCTCCAAGCAGTGGCTGAGAGACTTAATGCTCTGGCGGTGCTGTGTCTGGTCTCCATTTCCCAGGAGGCTACAGCCCTTCACATCTGAAGGGGGTGATGGAGAGGAAATGGAGCTGACCTACCCATAGTCCTCCACACTAACCAGCAAGCAATGGTGGTCATGACTCTCCCTTTCATTCTCCTGTTAGAACTTGGTGAACAGAGTGGCCAGCCTGCCCTTGGTCAGTGCTGCTTATGACATGGTTTCCACCACTTACACATCCATCAAAGAGACCCACCCTGTCATCAGATCCATCTGTGATGTGGCAGAGACTGGAGTGAGGACCATCACCTCTGCTACAGTCAGTGGGGCCCCGCCCATCCTGGACCAGCAGGAGCCTCTGGGTGAGTGAAGGAGGGAATGATGCTCCTATATTCAGGAGATGGGGAGTGAATTGCCAGGTGAGTCCCAAGACTGAACTATCCTGTCCAGAATGAGAAATGGGGCCGCCTTCTCTTGTGTAGGTGCATAACACTCCTTCATCCTGGGAGAAGGGCTCCCTGCTTCACTGGGTATCCCTACTAAATCCATCTTGGGTATTCTGCAGCACCCATCAACCTAGCACAAATACCAAACACCCCTCTGAACCATGGTCAGTGAGGAAAGTCGGCACTACTCAGTTACATGGGGTCTGCTGTTTTATATGCCAAATACAAAGAACTGTGAATGAAGCTTCCTGATTGCTGGCGGTAGCACAGTCTGACACCACCAGGCCAAAGCAGTTACATGTCTTGGGCTTGTAACCAGCTTTGTACACAACCTTGTGATACTGCTATTGGCTCCTCCTTAAGGCACAGcccagaggcagcagtggaacTGTCTCCTATACCCCTTATGCTCAGCATGTTCTCACTGAGGTGTAACTCTGTCCATGCTACTGGCTTTAGTTTAAAATCCTGCTGTCCCGGCTCAGTGTCTGTGCCCTGAAGAGCTCCCATCATCAACCTACCATGCAGCCTTCCCACTCAGTGCTGGTCACAATCTATAAGAAACAAACCACACATCTGCAGCTCCTTTAATTAATGGTGCAGAAACAACTCTACCAGGCCCCATAAGTGCAGGGGGTGCTGTCACATCCCCtggcttaaagtggtttccatcatatgcagggtttacagttcaatggctctcagcacctgcaCTATAAacactgttccagcacccctgctataACCTCTGGTAGCAGCCACCAGAGAAGTGTCCAGAAAAGCTTAGTGTCAAGCACTGCTTGGCTGGAGCCTCCTACACAACTCCCTACGCCTGCCTCAGTCAGCTTACCCCATTCTCACAATCCCAACTCTATCTCCAGGTAGTGTACCAGATGCCTTTTGTCTTATTCCACTCCAGCCCGCTGGTGAGCCACACAATGTAACTCCCACAAAGCTTCCTGTGCTGTAAGGCTGAGCATTGCCAGCCAAAAAGGCTTTCTCCAACAATCCACCCCTGGCCAGCAGCATAACCCCACTGGGGTGCAAACAGCCCCATGTCCTGGAGCAGTGCTAGCTGCCAAGCTAGCACTGCTCAGCGAGGTGCTGGAATGAACTGTCTGGAGAGGTTCTTTTCCCAAAGGGTCTTTCTCCCACCTGAGGGCCTTTCCCAGTAGAGGTAAATCACTCTTCACATGGGCAGCGTGGCCTAGTGATTTGCTCACAAATAGGAGCAAGGACTACTTCCTGAGGTCTTGTCTGGCTCCAACACAAACTTACTCTAACCTGACTAGTTCACCTCTGCCCTCTTAAAGAGGAAAAGGAGGTGCATAGAGGGTATAATGAACTTGGGAACTCCCCTGGATGTACACATCCTACTGAAATGGAAAGGTTTTTGGTAACTAATCCTAGAACTGTTAATCTTGACAGCCAGTGACTATACCTGCAAGAGCCTAGACAAACTGGAAGAGAAGCTGCCTGTCCTCCAACAGCCAGGTGACCAGGTAACTTGAGCCTTTGTTTCAGGGCTCCCTGTGGAGGGGAAGGGCTAGGATGTGCAGGGGTTTGAGACCTGGTACTGCCCTAGCTGAGGAAGGCTCTGACAGAGCACAGCTGCTGGATTGCAGAAGCAAGCTGTTCCCAGGGGGCATTCCATGCAGACTCCACTAGGAGCATTGCATCAGCCAACAGAAGGCTCTGTCGGGCAGAGGCAGAAATGAGCTGAGAAGTGGAGTTTCAGGCTGGCCATTGTTTGAGttattggtgggggtgggggtgggggattttttCCTCACCAATTTGGTGCCCAAGTGTAAGTGTCTATAGCTTTTTGAGCAGACATAAACTGACCTTTCTCCTGCCTTCAGGTGGCCTCTGATGCCAAAGAGCTAGTATCATCAACACTGACAGGTGCCAAGGATGTTGTCTGCAGCATGGACACTGGAGTGAAGGATCCAGTGACCAGCATGGTGGGTGTGACCAAGGGAGCTGTCCAGGAGAGCATGGAGGTGACCAAATCAGCAGTGACCAGCAGCATGAGCACAGTGTTGGGCTCCAGCATGGGACAGATGATCATGAGCAGTGTTGACTTGTTACCTGACACATCTGAGTCGCTGGCGGATCACTACCTCCCAATGACAGATGAGGaacttggttagaatgctcctaCGTTCTTCATAAACCGAAAGAAATGTGACCTCTGGCTCTGATACCCTTAGGACCACACCAAAAACCTGTGTAGGGATAACTAGGATAACAAGAAGCTTCATCTCCCCATCCCACAGATCAATGGTGGGGCTCATACTGTACCCATTGCTGTGATACAGGAGTTCAATGTATTAAATAACATAACTTATGCTTGTCACATGGGGTTACTTTTGTGGTCCCTCTGATGTAGATTTGTAATACTAACGCTAAGCATGGCTGTCTCTGTTAAAAGTAAGGCTGTAGGTGCATCATCTGCTCAAAACCCAAGTGGTGGCTTTCAGATTCTGCCTAGGGCCAGCCTTGAGTTTGTGCAGGAGCAACTTTAAACTTGCTGTAGGTGGTTCCATAAAGCCAGGGAGCAGAGTGGTCAACTGTGACCCCCATTCTGGAGTCTTAGGTATCCCAGATCAGCTCATGTGGTGCTTGTGAGATCTCCTGCTTGTTGGCACTGTAGTGAGTGGAGTGGACAAGACTTCTGCTTGTGGTAGGCTGGTGCTAAAGTTATGCATGGGTTGCATTTTGTAGCTTGGTGAGGCTTGCCTCTTGCTCATAGACAGTACAGCTGTTCAGTTGAGAGGCAATGCAGGCCAGGTCACTGTGTTCACAGGAGACAGTGCTACACAAGAACTCAGCGTAAACCCGAATTGGGAACTCTTCTAGACTGTGGACTGACTTCATCAATTGTAGAAGTTCTAGTTAACTGAAGGTAACTTCCCCTATGGCAGATGTTTGAACTCCAATAAAGTCTGAAGGCAGAGCTAATATTGTGCTGGCTCCCTTTCTCCAGCTCTCTGCTCTAGTACAGTCCAAACTAAAATAACACGAGTGACTTGTTGGCATCAGGGCTGAAAGCATCCTGTGCATGTCAGCACACTGCTGACTAGATCCTGGTTCTCTTGTTCCTTTCCAGCTAAACTTGCAGTATCCCTGGAGGAGTCCGGAGAGGCTCTTGCAGAGCAGCAGAGTTACTACGTGCGTCTGGGTTCCCTTTCGAGCACGCTGCGCCAGCAGGCCTACCAGCACGCCCTGAGCAAGATGAGACAAGCCAGACAGCGCACCCTGGAGGCCCTCTCCCAGCTCCAGCAAACCATTGACCTGGTAGGTCTGTTTTGGGTAATGTTCCTAGGAGGGAGGGGTTTAAAGCCCTCTGTCTTGCTAACTACATAGCTTGCTGTGTGTCTGAGAAGGCTTTTCCTTCACTCCCTCCtctggttcttgtcacgcagacagaaAGCCAAAGTGCAGGCAATGCGATGTTTGGGATTAGTTCCAAGCAAACATATTTATAGCTCTACACGCTGGCAGTGTCTGTTCTCCAGTGTCCTGTTCTCAGCTCTGATACCAGAGCCTTACCccatgttcccttcccagctttgaTGCTGCAGAACCCTTTTTTGTCCCCATTCCCTCCACTACAGGTCTATTTGGGCCTGCTTAGAAGGACACCCCTAGTCCCACCTCTTGCACATCATGGTCGTGCTCTGTTTTGGAGGATCATAAGTCTAGAGTCTTCGTCCCACCTCCCTTGTATCCCATGGGTAAGGAGTGAGGCTGTGCTCTGGCCAAGTCCAGGCTTTTCTTTGGCTTTCAGGGTTTTTTATATGCCTCCACCTcatttttctcccttcccctttgTCCCACCTAACTGCTTGACCTTGGCTTAAACTAGGAACCAGGCAGCCTTT
Encoded here:
- the LOC127047340 gene encoding perilipin-3-like, with protein sequence MGNAINSKVNTPFCMSGNRSEIQAACPEPQGQEHQTAVGRVAGLPLIRSSCEMASASYAATKETHPAVKAVFEVAETGVRAITSAAVTGAQPILDQLDSQIAAANEYACKGLDTLEGKLPVLQQTVQKVASDAQDLVHAAVAEARDAVCSMAGEAKDAVTSMVGVAKGAVQESMEMTKSAVTSSMSTVLGKSEQLIDHYLPMTAEELAELATPMEGSGKQKSYFVRLGSLSTKLRQRAYQHALGKMRQARQHALQALSQLQQTIDLMEHAKQAVSQKVHDGQEKLQQMWLEWHKGQLGDSEDDSSPQPEEMGSQALATSHNLILQVQTACHSLLPNIQGLPASLQEKVQQAYENMGELQISFSNVQSFQELSEGILTQTREKVIKAQESLDELLEYVVQNAPLTWIVGPFVPAGDSAEPVGEPAEEKVTA